A genome region from Candidatus Manganitrophus noduliformans includes the following:
- a CDS encoding NACHT domain-containing protein, protein MGPLYFIIHNNRITFDALTLASSIPRLVFRGALGMGKTTLSKRLCHEMARKMKDDPSQKLPVLAFLSTARDERNHKVTKIIADAARESFHSLENFPVEEVNWVLDGFDEIESSNLRERILEWCTAPENSETNIILSSRPSIIPPYVPGLTPVALLPFSSSQIKAFIERFPWRKPSGADQLLTVLEKTPDLFNLAQSPLLLTLITILSQYIGPERLPKRKEEIYRVLVKLLTGDWDFAKGVERPQTIQEVDLRLAILRRTAYALYSMKKRSFTKNEFVTLVTNSIPASFIDHRTSLDFLDDLIRDCIIIPLSREEFGFFHFSIQEYLAAEELAQDITTERVVNAIQEYFRSDGWWEETLVFYAGIKRDVSVLINELHRNLTTKIAGGDTPHQSLVRLLRRWFDVADFTKLDSLNPRGSVAKALTILNVGAGIVPWEKYGRI, encoded by the coding sequence GTGGGCCCACTTTACTTTATCATTCACAACAATAGGATAACTTTTGATGCATTAACTCTTGCCTCTAGTATACCAAGGCTTGTTTTTCGAGGGGCCCTTGGAATGGGGAAAACTACTCTTTCAAAGCGGCTTTGCCATGAGATGGCTCGTAAGATGAAAGATGATCCGTCACAAAAACTTCCTGTTCTCGCTTTCCTTAGTACAGCACGGGATGAAAGAAACCACAAGGTCACCAAAATTATTGCTGACGCTGCGAGAGAATCATTTCACAGCCTTGAAAACTTCCCAGTTGAAGAAGTTAATTGGGTACTTGATGGTTTCGATGAAATTGAGTCATCAAATCTTCGGGAGAGAATACTAGAATGGTGCACTGCTCCTGAAAATAGTGAAACCAACATTATTCTAAGTTCAAGACCATCTATTATTCCTCCATATGTTCCTGGATTAACGCCAGTCGCCTTATTGCCCTTTAGTTCTTCTCAGATAAAGGCATTTATTGAACGATTTCCGTGGCGCAAACCATCAGGGGCGGATCAATTATTAACCGTTTTGGAAAAGACGCCTGACTTGTTTAATCTTGCCCAATCTCCATTGCTGCTCACACTTATAACAATTCTGTCCCAATATATTGGACCAGAGAGACTTCCAAAAAGAAAAGAGGAGATTTATCGTGTTCTCGTAAAACTTCTCACGGGTGATTGGGATTTTGCGAAGGGAGTTGAAAGACCTCAGACGATTCAAGAAGTAGATCTAAGGCTGGCTATTCTAAGAAGAACAGCATACGCTCTCTACTCTATGAAGAAGAGATCTTTTACAAAGAATGAATTCGTAACTCTAGTGACCAATTCTATACCAGCAAGTTTTATTGACCATAGAACCTCTTTAGATTTCCTGGATGATTTGATTAGAGATTGCATTATTATTCCGTTATCACGGGAAGAATTTGGGTTTTTCCATTTTTCTATCCAGGAATATTTGGCTGCTGAAGAGCTTGCGCAGGATATCACTACTGAGCGCGTGGTTAATGCTATTCAAGAATATTTTCGATCTGATGGATGGTGGGAAGAAACACTTGTCTTTTATGCGGGGATCAAGCGAGATGTAAGTGTCTTGATAAATGAATTGCACAGAAACCTTACTACAAAAATAGCAGGCGGAGATACACCTCATCAGAGTTTGGTCCGTTTGCTCAGAAGGTGGTTTGATGTTGCAGACTTTACAAAGCTCGACTCATTAAATCCGCGTGGTTCAGTGGCCAAGGCATTAACGATTCTAAACGTTGGAGCCGGAATTGTGCCTTGGGAAAAATATGGCAGGATATAG